A segment of the Deltaproteobacteria bacterium genome:
GGGCACGTGCGCTACGACTTCCGGAACATCCGGGATCACGCGGAGGGGAAGCACCGCATCGTCGACGACTCGCCCTACGGGGGCGGGGCCGGGATGGTGATGAAGCCCGAGCCGCTGGTGGCCGCCATCGAGGCGGCCCGGGGAGGCGGCGAGAGCGCCGCGGGGCAGCGGGTGGTCCTCCTGGGGCCGGCCGGGGCGCCCTTCACCCAGGAGAAGGCCCGGGAGCTCGCCACCCTGGAGCACCTGATCCTCGTCTGCGGCCGCTACGAGGGCGTGGACGAGCGGGTCCGGAGCTTCATCGACGAGGAGATCTCGGTGGGGGACTTCGTCCTCTCCGGGGGCGAGCCTGCCGCCTGGGTGGTGGTGGACGCCGTGACCCGCCTCCTGCCCGGGGTCCTGGGCAACGCCGAGTCCGCGGAGGCCGAGTCCTTCGAGGACGGCTGCCTGGAGCACCCCCACTACACGCGCCCCCCCGTCTTCCGGGGCCTGGAGGTCCCGGAGGTCCTGAAGTCCGGGGATCACGCCAAGATCGCCCGCTATCGCCGGATCGCGTCGCTGCAGCGCACCCGCGCCCGCCGGCCGGACCTCTTCGCCCGCCTCCAGCTAGACCCGAAGGAGGCGGCCCTCCTGGCCGCCGAGGGGCCGGGCGAGGAAGGTGAAGGCGAATGAAGCGAAAAGACTTGAGTTATCGAGCCAATGCCGGTAAACACGCCGGCTCCCAAGCTTTGTAGAGGTACGCCATGCGTCAGAAGGCCATCAACGATATCGAGAGCCGTTGTCTCCGCACCGACATCCCGCGGATCCACCCGGGCGACACCGTCCGCGTCCACCTGCGCATCAGCGAGGGTGACAAGGAGCGCGTCCAGGTCTTCGAGGGCGTCGTCCTCCGCGTGAAGGGCCAGAACGCGCTCGCCACCTTCACCGTGCGCAAGGTCTCCTTCGGCATCGGCGTCGAGCG
Coding sequences within it:
- the trmD gene encoding tRNA (guanosine(37)-N1)-methyltransferase TrmD yields the protein MRFEILTLFPELLQEPLQGSILGRAETAGHVRYDFRNIRDHAEGKHRIVDDSPYGGGAGMVMKPEPLVAAIEAARGGGESAAGQRVVLLGPAGAPFTQEKARELATLEHLILVCGRYEGVDERVRSFIDEEISVGDFVLSGGEPAAWVVVDAVTRLLPGVLGNAESAEAESFEDGCLEHPHYTRPPVFRGLEVPEVLKSGDHAKIARYRRIASLQRTRARRPDLFARLQLDPKEAALLAAEGPGEEGEGE